In a single window of the Tellurirhabdus bombi genome:
- a CDS encoding DUF2188 domain-containing protein: MPWTKENYPPSLKNFMAPVRNKAIEIANALLAEGHEDARAISIATARAQEWAQNRNKKIRKDSAPEVQAANNSNS, encoded by the coding sequence ATGCCCTGGACAAAAGAAAATTATCCACCGTCGTTGAAAAACTTCATGGCGCCGGTGCGGAATAAAGCCATCGAAATTGCCAATGCCCTCTTGGCGGAAGGCCACGAAGATGCCCGCGCAATTTCAATTGCCACGGCTCGCGCCCAAGAATGGGCTCAAAATCGAAATAAAAAAATCCGAAAGGACAGCGCACCTGAAGTGCAGGCCGCAAATAACAGCAACTCATGA